A single Acidobacteriota bacterium DNA region contains:
- a CDS encoding ATPase encodes MSGARCYLGVDGGQTHTTAVIGDEAGHVLGYGHAGPSNYVGEVDRRDRFVEAVTAAVDLACDQAGLRRANVTFDAACLGFTGGAIAKEPLVRHIVAASTLRIVDDATIALSGALEGGSGVVMIAGTGSMCFGRNGDRTARAGGWGYVFGDEGAAFDITRQALRAATRYEEGWGPFTVLHERFRAATGVDDIHEMRRRFYAPEFPRDRIAGYSRLVDEAAEAGDPVAMEILDDAAKHLAGFVAVVRQRLFDVSEPVRVAYVGGVFRSRRVLEAFRRRVEAISRTTVIAPRHGPEIGALIEAYRAAGLDVTPAPRR; translated from the coding sequence ATGAGTGGTGCCCGATGCTACCTCGGCGTGGATGGCGGCCAGACGCACACGACGGCGGTGATCGGCGACGAGGCTGGCCACGTGCTCGGCTATGGGCATGCTGGTCCCTCGAATTACGTCGGCGAGGTCGATCGGCGCGACCGGTTCGTCGAAGCGGTGACGGCCGCCGTGGATCTGGCGTGCGATCAGGCCGGTCTTCGGCGCGCGAACGTGACGTTCGACGCCGCGTGCCTGGGATTCACCGGAGGCGCGATCGCGAAAGAGCCGCTCGTCCGTCACATCGTCGCCGCAAGCACGCTCCGGATCGTCGACGATGCGACGATCGCGCTGTCGGGCGCGCTCGAGGGCGGTTCGGGCGTGGTGATGATCGCGGGAACGGGCTCGATGTGTTTCGGCCGGAACGGCGATCGGACGGCGCGGGCCGGCGGCTGGGGATACGTGTTTGGCGACGAGGGCGCTGCATTCGACATCACGCGCCAGGCACTCCGCGCGGCGACACGCTACGAGGAGGGCTGGGGCCCGTTCACCGTGCTGCACGAGCGCTTTCGGGCTGCCACGGGCGTCGACGACATCCACGAGATGCGGCGGCGGTTCTATGCGCCCGAGTTCCCGCGCGATCGCATCGCCGGCTACTCTCGGCTCGTGGACGAGGCGGCGGAGGCCGGCGATCCCGTGGCCATGGAGATCCTCGACGACGCCGCGAAGCACCTCGCGGGGTTCGTCGCCGTCGTCCGACAGCGGCTGTTCGACGTGAGCGAACCGGTACGAGTGGCGTACGTCGGCGGCGTGTTCCGCAGCCGGCGCGTGCTCGAAGCCTTCCGGCGGCGGGTCGAGGCGATATCCCGGACGACGGTCATCGCGCCACGGCACGGCCCGGAGATCGGCGCCCTGATCGAAGCCTATCGTGCCGCCGGACTCGATGTGACGCCAGCGCCTCGCCGGTAG
- a CDS encoding tetratricopeptide repeat protein, translated as MKAKERHQLKENELARTAQQVIQTVGEYQRNVVFAVVIAIVLVAGVGGFFWWRGAQADKAGALLGIAQATANAGIAPPSNIPGARQAPGTFATPKDRAEAALKALQEVAAAYPSSDAAITANYEAAGQLLLLGRPAEAEALYDKVIATNSTLYAPMARMGLAQAKLAAGKVDDAVKLYTDLAAERDSALPVDGVLMQLADAYMKAGKPADAKAAYKRVVDEFHESPYVPEARQRLAALN; from the coding sequence ATGAAAGCTAAAGAACGGCATCAACTGAAGGAAAACGAGCTGGCCCGCACGGCCCAGCAGGTGATCCAGACGGTAGGCGAATACCAGCGCAATGTCGTATTCGCCGTCGTCATCGCGATCGTGCTGGTGGCTGGCGTCGGCGGCTTCTTCTGGTGGCGAGGCGCGCAGGCCGACAAGGCCGGTGCCCTGCTCGGCATCGCCCAGGCGACCGCGAACGCCGGCATCGCGCCGCCATCCAACATTCCAGGCGCACGCCAGGCACCCGGCACCTTCGCGACGCCGAAGGACCGCGCGGAAGCGGCGCTGAAAGCGCTCCAGGAAGTCGCCGCGGCCTACCCGTCATCGGACGCGGCCATCACGGCGAACTACGAGGCCGCCGGCCAGTTGCTGCTTCTCGGACGTCCGGCCGAAGCCGAAGCGCTGTACGACAAAGTCATCGCCACCAACTCGACGCTCTACGCGCCGATGGCGAGGATGGGGCTCGCGCAGGCGAAGCTCGCCGCAGGCAAGGTGGACGACGCGGTGAAGCTGTACACCGACCTTGCGGCCGAGCGCGATAGCGCGCTACCGGTGGACGGCGTCCTGATGCAGTTGGCCGACGCGTACATGAAAGCCGGCAAGCCCGCCGATGCGAAGGCGGCGTACAAGCGTGTCGTGGACGAGTTCCACGAATCGCCGTACGTGCCCGAGGCACGCCAGCGCCTTGCCGCGCTGAACTGA